A genomic region of Persephonella marina EX-H1 contains the following coding sequences:
- a CDS encoding DUF523 domain-containing protein, whose protein sequence is MHSIKPRIVLSRCFCEAVRYDGERIYNPFVEKLKKYTQIITVCPEVDTGLPVPRERIFLVKNRDYRLYYRGKDITESLKRFSESFLSNIKDIDGFLLKSKSPSCGITGAKTYRNPDGTGFIGRRQGLFAKNVKERFPYLPAEDELRLENIYIRFSFLSRIFLYAYYREIKNKNDFLLQYREILELFNKKGLRDFERKPDIHSLRRILMRNLPESKIKKVCPDFKNCPELFIFPQELIYTEK, encoded by the coding sequence GCATAGTATAAAACCCCGTATAGTTTTAAGTAGATGCTTCTGTGAGGCTGTCAGGTATGACGGGGAAAGGATTTACAATCCTTTCGTTGAAAAACTAAAGAAATACACCCAGATCATAACTGTATGTCCTGAGGTTGATACAGGCCTTCCAGTTCCAAGGGAGAGGATATTTCTCGTAAAAAATAGAGATTACAGACTCTACTACAGAGGAAAGGATATAACAGAATCATTAAAGAGATTTTCAGAAAGTTTCTTAAGTAATATCAAAGATATAGACGGATTTCTTCTGAAATCAAAATCTCCAAGCTGTGGGATAACAGGTGCAAAAACTTACAGAAATCCTGACGGTACAGGATTTATAGGAAGAAGACAGGGACTGTTCGCAAAAAATGTGAAAGAGAGATTTCCCTATCTTCCTGCTGAGGATGAGCTGAGACTTGAGAATATATACATAAGGTTCTCATTTCTATCAAGGATTTTTCTTTATGCATACTACAGAGAGATTAAAAACAAAAATGATTTTTTATTACAGTACAGAGAGATACTGGAACTTTTTAATAAAAAAGGCCTCAGAGATTTTGAGAGAAAACCTGACATACACAGCCTGAGAAGAATCTTAATGAGAAACCTTCCAGAAAGTAAGATAAAAAAGGTATGTCCGGACTTCAAAAACTGTCCGGAGCTCTTTATTTTTCCTCAGGAACTTATCTATACAGAAAAATAG
- the metH gene encoding methionine synthase, translating into MKSIRDLIGKKVLVIDGAMGTMIQSMIIPMEAWEGKTGCNEILNVTAPDVIRSIHEKYALAGADLIKTNTFGALPWVLEEYGISDRAYELSKAGAELVRQVCDKYSTPEKPRFVAGSLGPGTKLPSLGHIDYDEMYEGYRISAKGLIDGGVDIFLLETFQDPLQIKAALHAVQDTAEEYGKDIPVMVSATIELTGTMLIGTDVQTLAVIMEPFDILTLGFNCGTGPDQIESHLKKLSQVWDGYISIHSNAGLPENRGGHTYYPMGAEEFADKESRFLDFDGVAVVGGCCGTTPAHIKALAEKVKDKKPKPPKGNQPRALASLYGIQPLKQEPPPFLVGERTNATGSKKFRELLLSEDYDGILSVAQDQVKAGAHALDVSVNFAGRDEIKDMKAVISRFNEKIPIPLMPDSTQPSALETALKCIGGRPILNSANLEDGEERFNRICQLAKRYGAALVLLTIDEKGMAKTKERKVEIAERMYRIATEKHGINPGDLVFDVLTFTVGSGDEEYRDAAVHTIEAIKEIKEKHPEVGFVLGISNVSFGLDKTARKYLNSVFLHHCVEAGLTMAIINPKHLIPYYRISEEDRKICENLLFNIWEDGEDPLFRFIQHFSKTERKDTGEDQDDFSDLPVEERIKKLLIDGEKEKLIKTVEEARHSIPPEKIINEVLIDAMKVVGDLFGEGKMQLPFVLQSAEAMKAAVDYLNQYLPKKKKEKETTLILGTVKGDVHDVGKNLVDIILTNNGFKVVNIGIKAELEDFIKAYKEHNADAIGMSGLLVKSTLEMKNNLEEMRKRGINVPVLLGGAALNKSFVDQYCRPVYDGPVFYCRDAFDGIEAMSRIERWDGISPLDTDLGHKGEEEVKPEIKEEVEIPPLSQIKMPDRSVPVPVPPFWGRKVWVYPDMEDKNFYRYIQELAFRWINKGSLFKRAWGYTRGGKSKEEYERIKKEEVIPAFERLKELLINEDIFQPKIIYGYWPCRSDLPLEEGENRECSLLIFPETEGWFKDNDANRDPLKDVIGTAQIVMNFPRSKKPPYRCVADYFHSNRHDLVAFTVVSAGNRLSEYENELFRSGKYKEYHLVHGLGVELAEALAEIVHKKIRIELNIAENEGKTLDDVNYQMRRYQGARYSPGYPACPDLSLNEKIFQLLKPEELGITLTENYLIVPEQSTDAIVVYHPEATYFSV; encoded by the coding sequence GGCGCTATGGGGACGATGATCCAGTCTATGATAATCCCGATGGAAGCATGGGAAGGTAAGACTGGATGTAATGAGATTCTCAATGTTACAGCTCCAGATGTAATCAGATCGATCCATGAAAAGTATGCATTGGCCGGAGCTGATCTTATAAAAACGAATACATTTGGTGCTCTTCCGTGGGTTCTGGAAGAGTACGGGATATCTGATAGAGCTTACGAACTTTCAAAAGCGGGAGCCGAACTTGTAAGACAGGTATGTGATAAGTACTCAACACCGGAAAAACCAAGATTTGTTGCAGGATCACTCGGTCCCGGGACGAAACTTCCCTCACTTGGTCATATAGATTATGATGAGATGTACGAAGGTTACAGGATATCAGCTAAAGGGCTTATTGACGGTGGAGTTGATATCTTCTTACTTGAGACCTTTCAGGATCCCCTCCAGATAAAAGCTGCCTTACATGCTGTTCAGGATACAGCGGAGGAATACGGAAAGGATATACCTGTTATGGTCTCTGCCACTATAGAGCTGACAGGAACGATGCTTATAGGAACAGATGTTCAGACACTTGCGGTTATTATGGAGCCTTTTGATATTCTCACACTCGGGTTTAACTGTGGGACAGGACCTGACCAGATAGAGAGCCACCTTAAAAAGCTTTCTCAGGTATGGGATGGATATATATCTATACACTCAAATGCGGGACTTCCAGAGAACAGGGGAGGACATACATACTATCCTATGGGTGCAGAGGAGTTTGCTGATAAGGAGAGCAGATTCCTTGATTTTGATGGTGTTGCTGTAGTTGGAGGCTGCTGTGGAACAACACCTGCCCATATAAAAGCCCTTGCAGAAAAGGTTAAAGATAAAAAACCAAAGCCACCCAAAGGAAACCAGCCCAGAGCTTTAGCCTCATTATACGGTATACAGCCTTTAAAACAGGAGCCTCCTCCATTTTTAGTTGGTGAAAGAACAAACGCAACAGGGTCTAAAAAGTTCAGGGAACTTCTTTTAAGTGAGGATTACGACGGGATACTATCAGTTGCGCAGGATCAGGTTAAGGCTGGAGCACATGCCCTTGATGTGTCTGTCAATTTTGCAGGCAGAGATGAGATAAAGGATATGAAGGCTGTTATAAGCCGTTTCAATGAGAAGATCCCAATACCACTTATGCCTGACTCAACACAGCCTTCCGCACTGGAAACAGCACTTAAATGTATAGGTGGAAGACCTATATTGAACTCGGCAAACCTTGAGGATGGGGAGGAGAGGTTTAACAGGATATGTCAGCTTGCAAAAAGGTACGGTGCTGCCCTTGTTCTTCTGACGATAGATGAGAAAGGGATGGCAAAGACAAAGGAGAGAAAGGTTGAGATAGCTGAGAGGATGTACAGGATAGCAACAGAAAAACATGGTATAAATCCGGGAGATCTTGTGTTTGATGTTCTCACATTTACTGTAGGCTCAGGTGATGAGGAGTACAGAGATGCTGCTGTTCATACGATAGAGGCTATAAAAGAGATAAAGGAAAAACATCCGGAAGTCGGTTTTGTTCTTGGAATATCAAATGTTTCATTCGGTCTTGATAAGACAGCAAGGAAGTATCTTAACTCTGTTTTCCTCCACCACTGTGTAGAAGCTGGACTGACAATGGCTATCATAAATCCGAAACATCTTATACCTTACTACAGAATTTCTGAGGAAGACAGGAAGATATGTGAGAACCTTCTGTTTAATATATGGGAGGATGGGGAAGATCCTCTGTTCAGGTTCATACAGCATTTCTCAAAAACTGAAAGGAAGGATACTGGGGAAGATCAGGACGATTTTTCCGATCTTCCTGTTGAGGAAAGGATAAAGAAACTTCTTATTGATGGTGAGAAGGAAAAGTTAATAAAAACGGTTGAGGAGGCGAGACACAGTATACCTCCTGAAAAGATAATAAACGAGGTACTTATTGATGCGATGAAGGTTGTTGGTGATCTTTTCGGTGAAGGTAAAATGCAGCTTCCTTTTGTTCTCCAGTCTGCTGAGGCTATGAAAGCTGCTGTTGATTATCTGAACCAGTACCTTCCAAAGAAAAAGAAGGAAAAGGAGACAACACTTATACTCGGAACTGTGAAAGGGGATGTTCACGATGTTGGTAAAAACCTTGTTGATATCATTCTTACAAATAATGGGTTTAAGGTTGTAAATATAGGGATAAAGGCTGAGCTTGAAGATTTTATAAAAGCCTACAAAGAACACAATGCTGATGCTATAGGTATGAGCGGACTTCTTGTTAAATCAACGCTTGAGATGAAGAACAACCTTGAGGAGATGAGAAAGAGAGGAATTAACGTTCCTGTCTTACTTGGTGGAGCTGCACTTAATAAGAGTTTTGTTGATCAGTACTGCAGACCTGTTTATGACGGCCCTGTATTTTACTGCAGGGATGCCTTTGATGGTATAGAGGCTATGTCAAGGATAGAAAGATGGGATGGGATTTCTCCACTTGATACAGACCTTGGGCATAAAGGGGAGGAAGAGGTAAAACCTGAGATTAAAGAGGAAGTGGAAATCCCACCTTTATCACAGATAAAAATGCCTGACAGATCTGTCCCTGTTCCTGTCCCTCCTTTCTGGGGAAGAAAGGTGTGGGTTTATCCTGATATGGAGGATAAGAATTTTTACAGGTATATACAGGAGCTTGCATTTAGATGGATAAATAAGGGTAGTCTATTTAAAAGAGCCTGGGGTTACACAAGGGGAGGAAAGAGTAAAGAGGAGTACGAGAGAATAAAAAAGGAAGAGGTAATACCTGCTTTTGAAAGATTAAAAGAGCTTTTAATAAATGAGGATATATTCCAGCCTAAAATAATATACGGATACTGGCCGTGTAGATCAGATCTGCCTCTTGAAGAAGGAGAGAACAGAGAGTGTTCCCTTCTAATATTCCCCGAAACTGAAGGGTGGTTTAAGGATAATGATGCAAACAGAGATCCTCTAAAAGATGTTATAGGAACCGCACAGATCGTTATGAACTTTCCAAGATCAAAAAAGCCTCCATACAGATGTGTAGCCGATTACTTCCACAGCAACAGGCATGATCTTGTTGCTTTTACAGTTGTGTCCGCAGGAAACAGGCTTTCTGAGTATGAGAATGAACTTTTTAGATCAGGTAAATACAAGGAGTATCATCTCGTACACGGACTTGGTGTTGAGCTTGCAGAAGCTCTTGCAGAGATAGTTCATAAAAAGATAAGAATCGAGCTGAATATAGCTGAGAATGAGGGGAAAACACTTGATGATGTTAACTACCAGATGAGGAGATATCAGGGGGCGAGATACTCTCCAGGTTATCCAGCCTGTCCTGATCTCTCTTTAAATGAAAAGATATTCCAGCTTTTAAAACCTGAGGAGCTTGGTATAACACTTACAGAGAACTATCTTATAGTTCCGGAACAGTCAACAGATGCTATCGTTGTTTATCATCCAGAGGCAACCTATTTTTCTGTATAG